From one Henningerozyma blattae CBS 6284 chromosome 1, complete genome genomic stretch:
- the TBLA0A03470 gene encoding sugar porter family MFS transporter, producing MSDKDTIIEQEGVPVRATMHSNELSYSDGHSVLSSPSNKELDDMKGEGEFNSETEEHSPVSPPPAPSGTNWGVCILCLLVAFGGYISGWDSGTIGGFEAQTDFLARFGSTSSDGTRYLSKVRTGLLTSMFNVGQAIGSFFLGRLGDIYGRRIGLIVASVIFIAGTIIQIASIKAWYQYMIGRIVAGLGCGLIAILSPMLISEVSPKNMRGAMVSCYQLMITLGIFLGYCTNYGTKRYHDSTQWRVGLGLQFAWCLLMIGAMLFVPESPRFLVEKGRIEEAKRSIGKSNGVSPDDPVTLWELDEIQVVVDKERAEGEAGWSDLFDSQTKVLQRVIMGIMIMALQQLTGANYFFYYGTTIFQAVGMQDGFEAAIVFGVVNFFSTCCSLLFVDSLGRRTCLLWGAAGMTCCMVVFASVGVTRLWPKGKNGGETSQGAGNCMICFSCFFLFCFATSWAPVAFVIISESFPLKVKAKGMALATVSNQMWNFCIGFFTPFISGAINFAYGYVFMGCLVFAWFYVFFFVPETKGLVLEDVDVMWQEGVLPWKSASWVPPSQRGADYDVAAMANDDTPVWKKLFGK from the coding sequence ATGTCCGACAAAGATACTATTATTGAACAAGAAGGTGTTCCTGTCCGTGCTACAATGCACAGCAATGAGTTAAGCTATTCTGATGGCCACTCAGTCCTATCGTCTCCATCTAACAAGGAACTTGATGATATGAAAGGTGAAGGTGAATTCAACTCTGAGACTGAAGAACATTCCCCAGTCTCTCCTCCTCCAGCTCCAAGTGGTACTAACTGGGGTGTCTGTATATTATGTTTGTTGGTTGCCTTTGGTGGTTACATTTCCGGTTGGGATTCTGGTACCATTGGTGGTTTCGAAGCCCAAACTGATTTCTTGGCTAGATTTGGTTCCACAAGTAGTGATGGTACTCGTTATTTGTCCAAGGTTAGAACTGGTTTGTTAACTTCCATGTTCAACGTTGGTCAAGCCATTGGTTCTTTCTTCTTAGGCCGTTTGGGTGATATTTACGGTCGTCGTATCGGTCTTATTGTCGCCTCTGTTATTTTTATCGCTGGTactattattcaaattgcCTCTATTAAGGCTTGGTATCAATATATGATTGGTAGAATTGTTGCTGGTCTAGGTTGTGGTTTGATTGCCATTTTGTCACCTATGTTGATTTCTGAAGTCTCTCCAAAGAACATGAGAGGTGCCATGGTTTCCTGTTACCAATTGATGATCACTTTAGGTATCTTTTTAGGTTACTGTACTAATTACGGTACTAAGAGATATCACGATTCTACTCAATGGAGAGTTGGTTTGGGTCTACAATTTGCCTGGTGTTTGTTGATGATCGGTGCCATGTTATTTGTTCCAGAATCCCCAAGATTTTTAGTTGAAAAAGGTAGAATCGAAGAAGCCAAACGCTCCATCGGTAAGTCTAACGGTGTTTCTCCAGATGATCCAGTCACCTTATGGGAATTAGATGAAATTCAAGTTGTCGTGGACAAGGAAAGAGCCGAAGGTGAAGCTGGTTGGTCTGACTTGTTTGACTCCCAAACCAAGGTTTTACAAAGAGTTATTATGGGTATTATGATTATGGCTTTGCAACAATTAACTGGTGCCAACTATTTCTTCTACTACGGTACTACTATTTTCCAAGCTGTTGGTATGCAAGATGGTTTCGAAGCTGCCATTGTTTTTGGTGTTGTTAACTTCTTCTCTACATGttgttcattattattcgtTGATAGTTTGGGTAGAAGAACCTGTTTATTGTGGGGTGCCGCTGGTATGACCTGTTGTATGGTTGTCTTTGCCTCTGTTGGTGTTACTAGATTATGGCCAAAGGGTAAGAACGGTGGTGAAACCTCTCAAGGTGCTGGTAACTGTATGATTTGCTTCTCCTGTTTCTTCTTATTCTGTTTCGCTACTTCCTGGGCTCCAGTTGCTTTCGTCATTATCTCTGAATCTTTCCCATTGAAGGTCAAGGCCAAGGGTATGGCTCTGGCTACTGTTTCTAACCAAATGTGGAATTTCTGTATTGGTTTCTTCACTCCATTCATCTCAGGTGCTATTAACTTTGCCTACGGTTACGTTTTCATGGGCTGTCTAGTATTTGCCTGGTTCTACGTTTTCTTCTTTGTCCCAGAAACCAAAGGTTTAGTCTTGGAAGATGTTGATGTTATGTGGCAAGAAGGTGTCTTACCATGGAAGTCTGCTTCTTGGGTCCCACCATCTCAAAGAGGTGCTGATTATGATGTTGCTGCCATGGCTAATGATGACACTCCAGTATGGAAGAAATTGTTCGGCAAATAA
- the TBLA0A03480 gene encoding sugar porter family MFS transporter has product MSGVINTEDPSSDHTGVVNTDTESVQSNNFQKEDELKQDYGVDNFSGDENSPHAIEIPKKPKSAYITVCLTCVMVAFGGFINGWDIGTIGGFIAQTDFKRRFGSTNKDGEHYLSKVRTGLLVSIFNVGCAIGSVTLGRLGDIYGRRLGLIMATVIFVVGVVIEIASIDKWYQYFIGRIIAGIGMGVIAVLSPMLISEVSPKDMRGAMVSCYQLMITMGIFLGDCTEYGSKTYSDSTQWRVGLGLQFAWCLFMVGGMMFVPESPRFLIEKGKLEEAKRSVATSNKLHADDPAVISEVEEIQIAVEKERAEGQAGWGELFQTHNKVFQRVIMGIMVLALQQLTGANYFFYYGTTIFKSVGLEDGFEAAIVFGVVNFVSTFFALYLIDKFGRRTCLLWGAAGMVCCMVVFASVGVTRLWPEGKNAGVSSKGAGNCMIVFSCFFIFCFATSWAPVPFVIISESFPLRVKAKGMALGTVSNQMWNFCIGFFTPFITGSINFYYGYVFLGCLVFAWFYVFFFVPETKGLQLEDVNVMWEEGVLPWKSASWVPPSQRGADYDVAAMANDDTPAWKKVLGKH; this is encoded by the coding sequence aTGTCTGGTGTTATTAATACCGAAGATCCAAGCTCTGATCATACCGGAGTTGTGAATACTGACACTGAATCAGttcaatcaaataattttcaaaaagaagatgaattaaaacaagACTACGGTgtagataatttttctggAGATGAAAATTCTCCTCATGCTATTGAAATACCAAAGAAACCTAAATCCGCTTACATCACCGTTTGTTTGACCTGTGTTATGGTTGCTTTCGGTGGTTTCATTAACGGTTGGGATATTGGTACTATTGGTGGTTTCATTGCTCAAACTGATTTTAAGAGAAGATTTGGTTCTACAAATAAGGACGGTGAACATTATTTATCCAAGGTTAGAACTGGTTTATTGGTTTCTATTTTCAATGTTGGTTGTGCTATTGGTTCTGTCACTTTAGGTCGTCTTGGTGATATTTACGGTCGTCGTTTAGGTTTAATTATGGCCACTGTTATCTTTGTTGTTGGTGTTGTTATTGAAATTGCTTCTATTGACAAATGGTACCAATACTTCATTGGTAGAATTATTGCTGGTATTGGTATGGGTGTTATTGCTGTCTTGTCTCCTATGTTGATTTCCGAAGTCTCTCCAAAGGACATGAGAGGTGCTATGGTTTCCTGTTACCAATTGATGATTACCATGGGTATTTTCTTAGGTGATTGTACTGAATATGGTTCCAAGACTTATTCTGACTCTACTCAATGGAGAGTTGGTCTAGGTTTGCAATTTGCCTGGTGTCTATTTATGGTCGGCGGTATGATGTTTGTTCCAGAATCTCCAAGATTTTTAATCGAAAAAggtaaattagaagaagcTAAGCGTTCTGTTGCCACTTCCAACAAATTGCATGCCGATGATCCAGCTGTTATTTCTGAAGTTGAAGAAATCCAAATTGCTGTTGAAAAGGAAAGAGCTGAAGGTCAAGCCGGTTGGGGTGAATTGTTCCAAACTCACAACAAGGTTTTCCAAAGAGTTATTATGGGTATCATGGTTTTAGCATTGCAACAATTGACCGGTGCTAACTATTTCTTCTACTATGGTACCACTATTTTTAAGTCTGTTGGTTTAGAAGATGGTTTTGAAGCTGCTATTGTTTTTGGTGTTGTTAACTTCGTTTCTACCTTTTTTGCTTtgtatttaattgataaattcgGTAGAAGAACTTGTTTATTATGGGGTGCTGCCGGTATGGTCTGTTGTATGGTTGTTTTTGCTTCAGTTGGTGTTACTAGATTATGGCCAGAAGGTAAAAATGCCGGTGTTTCATCCAAGGGTGCTGGTAACTGTATGATTGTCTTCTCTtgtttcttcatcttctgtTTTGCCACTTCATGGGCCCCAGTTCCATTCGTCATTATCTCTGAATCTTTCCCATTGAGAGTCAAGGCCAAGGGTATGGCTTTGGGTACCGTTTCCAACCAAATGTGGAACTTCTGTATTGGTTTTTTCACCCCATTCATTACCGGCTCCATTAACTTCTACTACGGTTACGTTTTCTTAGGTTGTTTAGTATTCGCTTGGTTCTACGTTTTCTTCTTTGTCCCAGAAACTAAGGGTTTACAATTGGAAGATGTCAATGTTATGTGGGAAGAAGGTGTCTTACCATGGAAGTCTGCTTCTTGGGTCCCACCATCTCAAAGAGGTGCTGATTATGATGTTGCTGCCATGGCCAATGATGATACTCCAGCTTGGAAGAAGGTGTTAGGTAAGCACTAA
- the TBLA0A03500 gene encoding sugar porter family MFS transporter — protein MSDVDTTIEQEKLHENKATGNGISASADSASMSSNIESENFKNYENEEDFESTPMTPPPAPTGTNWGVCVLCLMVAFGGYISGWDSGTIGGFESHTDFLARFGSTSGSGKRYLSKVRTGLLTSMFNVGQAIGCFFLGRLGDIYGRRIGLIVASVIFIIGSVIQIASVKAWYQYMIGRIVAGIGCGLIAILSPMLISEVSPKNMRGAMVSCYQLMVTLGIFLGYCTNYGTKRYHNSAQWRIGEGLQFAWCLCMIGAMMFVPESPRFLVEKGRIEEAKRSIGRSNGVSPDDPLTLWELDEIQVVVDKSRAEGEAGWSDLFDTQHKILQRVIMGIMIMALQQLTGANYFFYYGTTVFQAVGMQDGYEAAIVFGVVNFFSTCCSLLFVDSLGRRTCLLWGAAGMTCCMVVFASVGVTRLWPKGKNGGETSQGAGNCMICFSCFFLFCFATSWAPVAFVIISESFPLKVKAKGMALAIVSNQMWNFCIGFFTPFISGAINFAYGYVFMGCLVFAWFYVFFFVPETKGLQLEDVDLMWREGTLPWKSASWVPPSERGADYDVDAMANDDTPAWKKMFGK, from the coding sequence ATGTCTGACGTTGATACAACTATtgaacaagaaaaattgcACGAAAATAAAGCCACTGGGAATGGTATTTCTGCCTCAGCAGATAGTGCATCAATGAGTTCAAATATCGAATcagaaaatttcaaaaattacgaaaatgaagaagatttcGAATCTACTCCAATGACTCCTCCACCAGCACCAACCGGTACCAACTGGGGTGTTTGTGTATTGTGTTTGATGGTTGCTTTCGGTGGTTACATTTCCGGTTGGGATTCTGGTACCATTGGTGGTTTCGAATCTCACACTGATTTCTTAGCTAGATTTGGTTCTACCAGTGGTTCTGGTAAGCGTTATTTGTCCAAGGTTAGAACTGGTTTATTGACTTCCATGTTCAATGTTGGTCAAGCCATTGgttgtttctttttagGTCGTTTAGGTGATATTTACGGACGTCGTATCGGTTTAATCGTTGCATCtgttattttcatcattggTTCCGTTATTCAAATTGCCTCTGTTAAGGCTTGGTATCAATATATGATTGGTAGAATCGTTGCTGGTATTGGTTGTGGTTTGATTGCCATTTTGTCCCCTATGTTGATTTCTGAAGTCTCTCCAAAGAACATGAGAGGTGCCATGGTTTCCTGTTACCAATTGATGGTCACTTTAGGTATCTTTTTAGGTTACTGTACTAATTACGGTACTAAGAGATATCACAATTCTGCTCAATGGAGAATTGGTGAAGGTTTACAATTCGCTTGGTGTTTATGTATGATCGGTGCTATGATGTTTGTTCCAGAATCTCCAAGATTTTTAGTTGAAAAAGGTAGAATCGAAGAAGCCAAACGTTCGATCGGTAGATCAAATGGGGTTTCTCCAGATGATCCACTTACCTTATGGGAATTAGATGAAATTCAAGTTGTCGTGGACAAGAGCAGAGCCGAAGGTGAAGCTGGTTGGTCTGACTTGTTTGATACTCAACATAAGATTTTACAAAGAGTTATTATGGGTATTATGATTATGGCTTTGCAACAATTGACTGGTGCCAACTATTTCTTCTACTACGGTACTACTGTTTTCCAAGCTGTTGGTATGCAAGATGGTTACGAAGCTGCCATTGTTTTCGGTGTTGTTAACTTCTTCTCTACCTGttgttcattattattcgtTGATAGTTTGGGTAGAAGAACCTGTTTATTGTGGGGTGCCGCTGGTATGACCTGTTGTATGGTTGTCTTTGCCTCTGTTGGTGTTACTAGATTATGGCCAAAGGGTAAGAACGGTGGTGAAACCTCTCAAGGTGCTGGTAACTGTATGATTTGCTTCTCCTGTTTCTTCTTATTCTGTTTCGCTACTTCCTGGGCTCCAGTTGCTTTCGTCATTATCTCTGAATCTTTCCCATTGAAGGTCAAGGCCAAGGGTATGGCTTTAGCTATTGTTTCCAACCAAATGTGGAACTTCTGTATTGGTTTCTTCACTCCATTCATCTCAGGTGCTATTAACTTTGCCTACGGTTACGTTTTCATGGGCTGTCTAGTCTTTGCCTGGTTCTACGTTTTCTTCTTTGTCCCAGAAACCAAGGGTTTACAATTAGAAGATGTCGATTTGATGTGGAGAGAAGGTACTTTACCATGGAAATCTGCCTCTTGGGTTCCACCATCTGAAAGAGGTGCTGATTATGATGTTGATGCCATGGCCAATGATGATACTCCAGCCTGGAAGAAAATGTTTGGTAAATAA
- the TBLA0A03510 gene encoding sugar porter family MFS transporter (similar to Saccharomyces cerevisiae HXT5 (YHR096C) and HXT3 (YDR345C); ancestral locus Anc_5.396) has translation MESTPDIITPSKSLETISTETENSNNLHTSNSKEESYEEEYTNEVSHTEEILNPNTGSGVYVFVCVCCVMVAFGGFIFGWDTGTISGFVAQTDFVRRFGSKHADGTPYLSKVRMGLIVSIFNIGCAIGGIVLSKVGDVYGRKMGLTTVVLIYIVGIVIQIASIDKWYQYFIGRIISGLGVGGIAVFSPMLISEVSPKAMRGAMVSCYQLMITLGIFLGYCTNYGTKNYDDSTQWRVPLGLCFAWALFMLGGMTLVPESPRYLVEVGKTEEARASLAKVNKCAGDHPFIQQELDLIVSSVELEKTAGVASWSELIKGKPQMFQRTMIGILVQSLQQLTGDNYFFYYGTTVFTAVGMNDSFETSIVFGVVNLFSTFCSLFTVDRFGRRNCLLWGAVGMVCCYVVFASVGVTRLWPEGKDAGVTSKGAGNCMIVFSCFYIFCFATSWAPIAYVIVSETFPLRVKSKAMSISTAANWIWGFLIGFFTPFITGAINFYYGYVFMGCMVFAWFYVFFCVPETKGLTLEEVDEMYTEGVLPWKSSNWVPISRRDDSHNISDIKDDGKPLYKKMFGKN, from the coding sequence ATGGAATCAACACCAGACATAATTACACCTTCCAAGTCTCTCGAAACGATCTCTACTGAGACagaaaatagtaataatttacaTACCTCCAACTCTAAGGAAGAATCATATGAGGAAGAATATACCAATGAGGTTTCACATACAGAAGAAATCCTAAATCCAAATACTGGCAGTGGTGTCTATGTATTTGTATGTGTTTGTTGTGTAATGGTAGCCTTTGGTGGGTTTATCTTTGGTTGGGATACAGGTACTATATCCGGTTTTGTAGCTCAAACTGATTTTGTAAGGAGATTTGGTTCTAAACATGCAGATGGCACCCCATACTTATCTAAAGTTAGAATGGGTTTAATCGTCTcgatatttaatattggtTGTGCCATTGGTGGGATTGTTTTATCAAAAGTTGGTGATGTTTATGGCCGTAAAATGGGTTTAACAACTGTGGTcttaatatatattgttGGGATAGTTATTCAAATTGCCTCAATTGACAAATGGTACCAATACTTCATTGGTAGAATTATTTCTGGTCTAGGTGTTGGTGGTATTGCAGTTTTCTCACCTATGCTTATATCTGAAGTTTCTCCAAAAGCAATGAGAGGTGCAATGGTTTCCTGCTATCAGCTGATGATTACCTTGGGTATTTTCCTAGGTTACTGTACTAATTATGGTACCAAGAACTATGATGATTCTACTCAATGGAGAGTTCCTCTAGGTTTATGTTTTGCATGGGCATTATTCATGTTGGGAGGGATGACTCTTGTACCTGAATCACCAAGATATTTGGTTGAAGTTGGAAAAACTGAAGAAGCAAGAGCTTCTTTAGCAAAGGTGAATAAATGTGCAGGCGACCATCCATTTATTCAACAAGAATTGGATTTAATTGTCTCAAGtgtagaattagaaaaaacaGCTGGTGTTGCAAGTTGGAGcgaattaattaaaggGAAACCACAAATGTTTCAACGTACTATGATTGGTATTCTTGTTCAATCTTTACAACAATTAACAGGTGATAACtacttcttttattatgGTACAACAGTTTTTACTGCTGTTGGTATGAACGATTCTTTTGAAACCTCAATTGTATTTGGTGTAGTTAATTTATTCTCCACCTTCTGTTCATTATTTACAGTGGACAGATTCGGTCGTCGTAATTGTCTATTGTGGGGTGCCGTTGGTATGGTCTGCTGCTATGTTGTATTTGCTTCAGTAGGTGTAACAAGATTATGGCCTGAAGGCAAAGATGCTGGAGTAACATCAAAAGGTGCTGGTAACTGTATGATTGTATTTTCGtgtttttatatattctgtTTTGCAACTTCTTGGGCACCAATTGCTTATGTTATTGTTTCAGAAACATTCCCATTGAGAGTGAAATCAAAAGCAATGTCGATATCCACTGCAGCAAACTGGATTTGGGGGTTCTTAATTGGTTTTTTTACTCCATTTATTACCGGTGCTATTAACTTTTATTATGGTTATGTTTTTATGGGATGCATGGTCTTCGCATGGTTCTATGTTTTCTTTTGTGTACCAGAAACCAAGGGATTAACTTTAGAAGAAGTAGATGAAATGTACACAGAAGGTGTTTTACCTTGGAAATCTTCGAATTGGGTTCCAATTTCCCGGAGGGATGACTCACACAATATATCTGATATAAAAGATGATGGAAAACCtttatacaaaaaaatgtttggcaagaattaa
- the TBLA0A03520 gene encoding survival factor 1 family protein (similar to Saccharomyces cerevisiae SVF1 (YDR346C); ancestral locus Anc_5.397) codes for MLRWLQGGLSTLTGIAEPEYGKDYISSCTQRVRQKKEQPFKPIDKSDLNWLRPNHTNVETVTFYFSELESGIVGFAQIIHSNVIGLHITAQFTFRIFDCNNPDKLNIWTSTKLENFVIDGANFYADDLSLELNEELNQYHFKSSVNKNSEISLYCTRLAPGCKLGDDPMTYFGDNIEEPWGTMRHIFWPRNHITGKIILRNLDDTNKAKGNKSNNTDNDDNSSNFSKYSSNYSSFSKIKTNSTSNSKNPSRNVSANASRVPTNTADQDLVAGNVSQDQSQIDIDINGTQDGIEQQGDEDEDDEDEDDEDDDEYMSESEDYEYELVFEFTDENPAMSLFIMACQGMKPHHAARSWNFLSFHAKKNSCVYMEFTTPRSYANTVVSIGIIANNDEILSMTIDNKYNHLNASIDDIGWSVPKNIQLEFNGFPSNMTDSEVADAITKLQNDYIKSSTPSSPTIDTPTNSHTTEIISHRKSKNNKPNDENEITITNVPKKSTNENSPIDSILSNENSLQIHKNLSNDKDSYGINISKLPFKAKVDANLVTMVERVDVMNEIPQFVKNIVSGVVGTKPYIYQFSDNKNFYLQVEGQEKEVGFGWAEVTFISEIDAILENATDDKDEVRH; via the coding sequence ATGTTGAGGTGGTTACAAGGTGGTCTCTCCACCCTGACTGGTATTGCGGAACCAGAATATGGTAAGGATTATATCAGTTCTTGTACTCAAAGAGTTAGACAAAAGAAGGAACAGCCTTTCAAACCAATAGATAAATCGGATTTGAATTGGTTACGTCCAAATCATACCAATGTGGAGACTGTGACTTTTTACTTCAGTGAATTGGAATCAGGAATCGTTGGTTTTGCTCAAATCATCCATTCAAATGTTATTGGGTTACATATCACAGCTCAATTCACCTTTAGAATCTTTGATTGTAATAATCCAGATAAATTGAACATTTGGACCTCTACCAAGTTGGAAAATTTTGTCATTGATGGAGCTAATTTTTATGCAGATGATCTTTCTTTGGAATtgaatgaagaattaaaccAATACCATTTCAAATCTTCAGTAAATAAGAATTCAGAAATTAGTTTGTATTGTACTAGATTAGCCCCTGGCTGTAAATTGGGAGATGATCCAATGACATATTTTGGTGATAACATTGAAGAACCTTGGGGTACAATGAGACACATCTTTTGGCCAAGAAATCATATCACAGGTAAAATCatattaagaaatttgGATGATACGAATAAGGCAAAGGGTAATAAATCGAATAATAcagataatgatgataattcgtcaaatttttctaaatattcgTCTAattattcttctttttccaAGATAAAGACAAATTCAActtcaaattctaaaaacCCGTCAAGAAATGTTTCTGCAAATGCATCACGAGTACCAACAAACACTGCTGATCAAGATTTGGTAGCTGGTAATGTATCTCAAGATCAAAGCCAAATTGATATAGATATTAATGGAACTCAAGATGGAATTGAACAACAAGgagatgaagatgaagatgatgaagatgaagatgatgaagatgatgatgagtATATGAGTGAAAGTGAGGATTACGAATATGAATTGGTCTTTGAATTCACAGATGAAAATCCTGCTATGTCTTTATTCATTATGGCTTGTCAAGGGATGAAGCCTCACCATGCTGCAAGATCTTGGAATTTCCTAAGTTTCCAtgccaaaaaaaattcttgtgTTTATATGGAATTCACTACTCCAAGATCTTATGCAAATACAGTAGTATCAATTGGGATTATTGccaataatgatgaaattcTTTCCATGACtatagataataaatataatcatttgaatgcaagtattgatgatattgGTTGGAGCGtaccaaaaaatattcaattggAATTTAATGGGTTCCCTTCAAATATGACAGATTCCGAAGTAGCAGACGCCATAACTAAATTACAAAACGATTATATCAAATCTTCTACTCCTTCATCTCCAACAATAGATACACCAACTAACTCTCATACAACGGAAATTATTTCTCATAGaaaaagcaaaaataataagccaaatgatgaaaatgaaattaccATAACAAATGTGCCAAAAAAATCTACAAATGAAAACTCTCCAATCGATTCCattttatcaaatgaaaattctcTGCAAATCcataaaaatttatcaaatgataaagataGCTATGGCATCaacatttcaaaattaCCGTTTAAAGCTAAAGTTGATGCTAATCTTGTAACTATGGTAGAAAGAGTAGATGTCATGAATGAAATCCCTcaatttgttaaaaatatcGTGTCCGGCGTGGTGGGTACTAAACcttatatttatcaattttcagataataaaaacttCTATTTACAAGTAGAAGGTcaagaaaaagaagttGGTTTCGGTTGGGCGGAAGTAACTTTTATCTCAGAAATTGATGctatattagaaaatgcCACAGATGATAAAGATGAAGTAAGGCATTAA